The following coding sequences are from one uncultured Desulfobacter sp. window:
- a CDS encoding acyl-CoA dehydrogenase has protein sequence MLFKLTDEQVMIQNMVREFSRKVVAPTAAERDKTKAFPAENFKQMGELGLMGMMVPEEFGGEAADAVSYVLALSEIAYSCASTSVVMSVQNSIVCESLNKFGTKKQKQEFLVPLASGEIIGAFALTEPDAGSDPVSQTTTAVKDGDEYVIDGTKRFITSGESSSVVLVTAKTDESKGHKGISCFIVPKTTPGLVVGHHEDKMGLRASDTTDLIFENCRVPAANILGKEGDGFKIAMSGLDSGRIGIAAQSLGVAQAAFDAALKYAKKRKQFGAPITKHQAIRFQFADMATKIEAARQLILSAASMKDRGEKFTREASMAKLFASEMVQEITAQAIQIHGGYGFTKDYAVERFYRDARVFTIYEGTSEIQRIVISNAVLKDKRKP, from the coding sequence ATGTTATTCAAGTTAACCGATGAACAGGTGATGATCCAGAATATGGTGCGTGAATTTTCACGCAAAGTCGTCGCCCCCACAGCCGCGGAACGGGATAAAACCAAGGCGTTCCCCGCAGAAAATTTCAAACAGATGGGGGAGCTTGGACTGATGGGAATGATGGTTCCCGAAGAGTTTGGTGGGGAAGCTGCGGATGCAGTGTCCTATGTCCTGGCCCTGTCCGAGATCGCATATTCCTGTGCATCAACATCTGTCGTCATGTCGGTCCAGAATTCCATTGTGTGCGAATCGCTCAATAAGTTCGGCACAAAAAAGCAGAAGCAGGAATTTCTTGTGCCCCTGGCCTCCGGGGAGATCATCGGGGCCTTTGCCCTGACCGAACCCGATGCAGGGTCCGACCCGGTGAGCCAGACCACCACAGCCGTCAAGGACGGTGACGAATATGTAATCGACGGCACCAAGCGCTTTATCACGTCCGGGGAAAGCAGCTCAGTGGTCCTTGTCACGGCCAAAACCGATGAAAGCAAGGGGCACAAGGGCATATCCTGTTTTATTGTCCCCAAGACAACACCCGGCCTCGTTGTGGGACATCACGAAGACAAGATGGGGCTGCGGGCATCGGACACCACGGATCTGATTTTTGAAAATTGCCGGGTACCCGCCGCCAATATTCTGGGCAAGGAGGGCGATGGGTTTAAAATCGCCATGTCCGGCCTGGACAGCGGCAGGATCGGCATTGCAGCCCAATCCCTTGGTGTGGCCCAGGCCGCCTTTGATGCGGCTCTCAAGTATGCCAAGAAGCGCAAGCAGTTCGGCGCGCCCATCACCAAACACCAGGCCATTCGTTTTCAATTTGCGGATATGGCCACAAAGATTGAGGCGGCCCGGCAGCTGATTCTTTCAGCAGCATCCATGAAGGACCGGGGGGAAAAGTTCACCCGGGAGGCCTCCATGGCCAAACTCTTCGCCTCTGAAATGGTCCAGGAAATCACGGCCCAGGCCATACAGATTCACGGTGGGTACGGATTTACCAAAGATTACGCGGTGGAACGGTTTTACAGAGACGCCCGGGTATTTACCATCTACGAAGGCACCAGCGAGATCCAGCGTATTGTTATTTCAAATGCCGTGCTCAAGGATAAGAGAAAACCATAG
- a CDS encoding XRE family transcriptional regulator codes for MAKKKEITHVGVRIKRARLDKKLSLDAMANETGLSKEVIKKIESGEQRPSVGTLLQLSRTLQLSSGFLLNESEDSVEARAEAYTKRTDNYAYTPLSHGAENNHLKAFRIVVEAGASHEGVSFQHEGEEFAYVLDGEVEIQVGDHINVLKTGESLHFNSGIKHDLRNVGDHDAELIVVVYAP; via the coding sequence ATGGCTAAAAAGAAAGAAATTACCCATGTAGGCGTCCGGATCAAGCGCGCCAGACTGGACAAAAAACTCAGCCTGGATGCCATGGCCAATGAAACCGGATTGTCAAAAGAGGTTATCAAGAAAATCGAGAGTGGAGAGCAGCGCCCCTCAGTGGGCACGCTGCTCCAGCTTTCACGCACCCTTCAACTGTCATCCGGCTTTTTGCTCAATGAGTCGGAGGATTCCGTCGAAGCCCGGGCCGAGGCCTATACAAAGCGCACGGACAATTATGCGTATACGCCGCTGTCGCACGGTGCTGAAAACAACCACTTAAAGGCGTTTCGCATCGTTGTAGAAGCCGGTGCCAGCCATGAAGGCGTTAGCTTTCAGCACGAGGGAGAGGAGTTTGCCTATGTGCTGGACGGTGAAGTTGAAATTCAGGTGGGGGACCATATCAATGTCTTGAAAACAGGGGAATCCCTTCATTTTAATTCAGGGATCAAACATGACCTGCGCAACGTCGGCGATCACGATGCCGAACTGATTGTGGTGGTCTATGCGCCTTAG
- a CDS encoding branched-chain amino acid aminotransferase has protein sequence MEVKVTRVSEPGTRPKDEDLGFGTVFTDHMFVMDYEKDKGWVNARIEPFGDFAMSPASMVLHYGQAVFEGLKAYKTADGQIQLYRARDNFARMNRSSQGLCIPEIDIDFVMEGLKQLLEIEEAWIPETPGTSLYIRPTIVATDPYLGVRASYTYKFFIILSPVGSYYAQGLQPVKIWVCEDHVRAVRGGVGEYKTPGNYAASLLAGEKAKEEGYNQVLWLDGIELKYIEEVGAMNIFFLINDELVTPMLNGSILPGITRFSVIELAKKWGMKVSERKISIDEVIAAAEDGSLQEMFGSGTAAVVSPVGELRYKDKVIHIGDGTPGETCMKFYNAVTDIQYGKAEDTEGWIEVVK, from the coding sequence ATGGAGGTTAAAGTTACCCGGGTATCTGAACCAGGCACCCGCCCCAAGGACGAAGACCTGGGATTTGGTACGGTATTTACCGACCATATGTTTGTCATGGATTATGAAAAGGACAAGGGATGGGTCAATGCCCGCATTGAACCCTTCGGCGATTTTGCCATGTCGCCGGCAAGCATGGTGCTGCATTACGGACAGGCGGTATTCGAGGGTCTCAAAGCCTATAAAACCGCAGACGGACAGATTCAGCTTTACCGGGCCCGTGATAATTTTGCCCGCATGAACCGTTCCAGCCAGGGCCTGTGCATCCCTGAAATTGACATCGATTTTGTCATGGAAGGGCTGAAACAACTGCTTGAAATTGAAGAAGCCTGGATTCCCGAAACCCCGGGAACCTCCTTGTACATCCGGCCCACCATCGTGGCCACAGATCCGTACCTGGGTGTCCGGGCCTCTTATACATACAAGTTTTTTATTATCCTCTCGCCTGTGGGATCCTACTATGCCCAGGGGCTTCAGCCGGTAAAAATCTGGGTCTGTGAAGACCATGTCCGGGCCGTACGCGGCGGGGTCGGTGAATACAAAACCCCCGGGAACTATGCAGCCAGTCTTCTGGCCGGGGAAAAAGCCAAAGAAGAAGGATACAATCAGGTCTTGTGGCTGGATGGTATCGAGCTCAAATATATCGAAGAAGTCGGGGCCATGAACATCTTCTTTCTCATCAATGACGAACTGGTCACCCCCATGCTCAACGGCAGTATCCTGCCCGGCATTACCCGTTTTTCAGTCATTGAACTGGCCAAAAAATGGGGCATGAAGGTCAGCGAACGCAAGATCAGCATTGATGAGGTCATTGCCGCTGCCGAAGACGGCTCTTTACAGGAAATGTTCGGTTCCGGAACCGCAGCCGTTGTTTCCCCGGTAGGAGAACTGCGCTATAAAGATAAAGTCATTCATATCGGCGACGGCACTCCTGGCGAGACATGCATGAAATTTTATAATGCCGTAACTGACATTCAGTACGGAAAAGCTGAAGATACTGAAGGCTGGATTGAAGTAGTAAAGTAA